In the Planctomycetia bacterium genome, one interval contains:
- a CDS encoding FkbM family methyltransferase, whose product MSNPFEPFLQQKTCRHGQMLYNIHDQYIGRSLDLYGEFSEGEIDLFRQLVREGDVALDVGANIGAHTVFLAQHVGPRGSVFAFEPQRVVFQTLCANVALNQLTNVDCRQAAVGATAGEIIVPEIDYRRYANFGGLSLDGWEQGRLVPVVAIDQLQLSKCEFIKVDVEGMEVQVVRGARDTLSRLRPLLYVENDRSEKSRDLIQLLRDCDYELYWHTPRMFNANNFFGNANNEFGDIVSHNMLCVHREVPHDIQGLRSVELPI is encoded by the coding sequence ATGTCGAATCCCTTCGAGCCATTCCTGCAACAAAAGACCTGCCGGCATGGCCAGATGCTCTATAACATCCACGACCAGTACATCGGCCGGTCGCTGGATTTGTACGGCGAGTTTTCCGAGGGCGAAATCGACTTGTTCCGACAACTCGTGCGGGAGGGCGACGTGGCGCTCGACGTGGGCGCAAATATCGGGGCGCACACGGTGTTTCTTGCGCAACACGTGGGACCGCGCGGCTCGGTCTTCGCGTTCGAGCCTCAACGCGTCGTTTTCCAAACGCTCTGCGCCAACGTGGCACTCAATCAGCTTACGAACGTCGATTGCCGCCAGGCGGCGGTCGGCGCGACAGCCGGCGAAATCATCGTGCCGGAGATCGACTATCGCCGTTATGCGAACTTTGGCGGCCTGTCGCTCGACGGCTGGGAACAGGGGCGCCTCGTACCTGTCGTGGCGATCGATCAACTTCAATTGTCCAAATGCGAGTTCATCAAGGTCGACGTGGAAGGCATGGAAGTACAAGTCGTGCGAGGCGCCCGTGATACGCTGTCGCGCTTGAGGCCCCTGCTGTACGTGGAAAACGATCGAAGCGAGAAGTCGCGCGACTTGATTCAGCTGTTGCGAGATTGTGACTACGAGTTGTACTGGCATACGCCGCGAATGTTCAACGCGAACAATTTCTTCGGGAACGCGAACAATGAGTTCGGCGACATCGTTTCACATAACATGTTGTGCGTACATCGCGAGGTTCCCCACGACATTCAAGGCCTAAGATCGGTGGAACTACCTATATAG